A genomic stretch from Lathyrus oleraceus cultivar Zhongwan6 chromosome 2, CAAS_Psat_ZW6_1.0, whole genome shotgun sequence includes:
- the LOC127120822 gene encoding uncharacterized protein LOC127120822 isoform X4: MTKPERPPSSRTNLASCVVATIFLVFVFIIIFTLYFTLFKPQDPKISVTAVQLPSFSLTNNGTSANLTFSQYASVRNPNRGTFSHYDSSFQLLCYGRQIGFMFVPAGKINARRTEYMAATFTVQSLPLGLEGNSSDGVNRVGPTMEIESTIEMAGRVRVLNLFSHHVEAKAECRVAIAVADGTVIEELKMEEYLVKMKNLGDKLKLAGAPMSNFDLTIQTLKDLDLDYNSVVVKLSDQINLSTGPVKHEYSILDKVPVPGTHTVLVWYNVPIFYIRTNRYGRLF, from the exons ATGACCAAACCTGAAAGACCACCGTCAAGCCGCACCAACCTCGCCTCATGTGTCGTCGCCACCATTTTCTTagtcttcgtcttcatcatcatcttcactcTTTACTTCACACTTTTCAAACCACAGGATCCTAAAATCTCCGTCACCGCCGTCCAACTCCCTTCCTTCTCCCTCACAAACAACGGCACATCAGCTAATTTAACTTTCTCCCAATACGCTTCCGTTAGAAACCCTAACAGAGGAACGTTCTCACACTACGATAGCTCCTTTCAGCTTCTCTGCTATGGAAGACAAATCGGTTTCATGTTTGTTCCCGCCGGGAAGATCAATGCGAGGAGAACGGAATACATGGCCGCCACGTTTACCGTTCAGTCGCTTCCGTTGGGGTTGGAGGGAAATAGTTCTGATGGAGTTAATAGAGTTGGGCCGACGATGGAGATTGAGTCGACGATAGAGATGGCGGGAAGGGTGAGAGTGTTGAATCTGTTCAGTCATCATGTGGAGGCGAAAGCTGAATGCAGAGTCGCCATCGCCGTCGCGGATGGAACCGTTATAG AAGAGCTGAAGATGGAAGAATATCTTGTCAAAATGAAGAATCTTGGTGACAAACTGAAGCTTGCAGGTGCACCTATGTCAAACTTTGATTTGACGATTCAAACACTCAAGGACTTAGACTTGGATTACAATTCAGTAGTTGTCAAACTATCTGATCAGATCAATCTATCTACAGGGCCTGTGAAGCATGAGTACTCTATTTTAGACAAAGTACCGGTACCGGGTACACA
- the LOC127120822 gene encoding uncharacterized protein LOC127120822 isoform X5: MTKPERPPSSRTNLASCVVATIFLVFVFIIIFTLYFTLFKPQDPKISVTAVQLPSFSLTNNGTSANLTFSQYASVRNPNRGTFSHYDSSFQLLCYGRQIGFMFVPAGKINARRTEYMAATFTVQSLPLGLEGNSSDGVNRVGPTMEIESTIEMAGRVRVLNLFSHHVEAKAECRVAIAVADGTVIDLKSEFHPTKIEELKMEEYLVKMKNLGDKLKLAGPVKHEYSILDKVPVPGTHTVLVWYNVPIFYIRTNRYGRLF; this comes from the exons ATGACCAAACCTGAAAGACCACCGTCAAGCCGCACCAACCTCGCCTCATGTGTCGTCGCCACCATTTTCTTagtcttcgtcttcatcatcatcttcactcTTTACTTCACACTTTTCAAACCACAGGATCCTAAAATCTCCGTCACCGCCGTCCAACTCCCTTCCTTCTCCCTCACAAACAACGGCACATCAGCTAATTTAACTTTCTCCCAATACGCTTCCGTTAGAAACCCTAACAGAGGAACGTTCTCACACTACGATAGCTCCTTTCAGCTTCTCTGCTATGGAAGACAAATCGGTTTCATGTTTGTTCCCGCCGGGAAGATCAATGCGAGGAGAACGGAATACATGGCCGCCACGTTTACCGTTCAGTCGCTTCCGTTGGGGTTGGAGGGAAATAGTTCTGATGGAGTTAATAGAGTTGGGCCGACGATGGAGATTGAGTCGACGATAGAGATGGCGGGAAGGGTGAGAGTGTTGAATCTGTTCAGTCATCATGTGGAGGCGAAAGCTGAATGCAGAGTCGCCATCGCCGTCGCGGATGGAACCGTTATAG ACCTCAAATCTGAATTTCACCCTACTAAAATAGAAGAGCTGAAGATGGAAGAATATCTTGTCAAAATGAAGAATCTTGGTGACAAACTGAAGCTTGCAG GGCCTGTGAAGCATGAGTACTCTATTTTAGACAAAGTACCGGTACCGGGTACACA
- the LOC127120821 gene encoding phosphatidylinositol 4-kinase gamma 2, which yields MSVAGVALRPILKESANSQFHRQERIARCSSESILIYLTVDGAVTPMRVLESDSIASVKMRIQTRNGVSEKKQMLVSNGRELARNNKLVKEYGVTAGNVVHMVLRLSDMIFIVVRTTCGKEFELKVDRHRNVAYLKHCIKRKGKGFIDLVEDEQEFFCCGHKLDDKRIFDDICKNDDDVIHLIVKKSAKVKAKVAGNKDLELSVVAEDHNQNGVVKVIEEQPCGGVDFWLEPFFVIPRINFFPFLWDIIDSTFNGLKNGNKPVRSSEGTGGAYFMQDSRGVEYVSVFKPIDEEPMAVNNPRGLPVSSNGEGLKRGTKVGEGAVREVAAYILDHPKSGPRLVTGEAVGFAGVPPTVLVRCSHEAFNYNYPNDGDCGSLMMGRKVGSLQKFMSNDGNCEDIGPGAFPVEEVHRISVLDIRMANADRHAGNILFRKESSGKTLLIPIDHGYCLPEKFEDCTFDWLYWPQARQPYSPDTVDYIKTLDAEKDIELLKYYGWNVPVECARTLRLSTMLLKKGVERGLTPYAIGNVMCRENLNKKSVIEEIVFEAQESLLPGMNESVFLEIVSQIMDSRLGELSL from the exons ATGTCGGTTGCTGGTGTTGCTCTCAGACCGATTTTAAAAGAATCGGCAAATTCGCAATTTCACCGGCAAGAACGAATTGCGCGTTGTTCTAGCGAATCTATTTTGATCTATCTTACCGTCGACGGTGCCGTTACGCCCATGCGCGTTCTCGAATCCGATTCCATTGCTTCCGTGAAAATGAGGATTCAGACGCGCAATGGTGTTTCCGAGAAGAAACAGATGCTGGTTTCGAATGGCAGAGAGTTAGCGCGGAATAATAAGCTTGTTAAGGAATACGGTGTTACTGCTGGGAAtgttgttcatatggttcttcGTTTGTCTGATATGATTTTCATTGTTGTCAGGACAACGTGCGGTAAAGAGTTCGAGTTAAAAGTTGATCGGCACAGAAATGTAGCGTATCTTAAGCATTGTATTAAGAGAAAGGGGAAAGGTTTTATTGATCTTGTTGAGGATGAACAAGAGTTTTTCTGCTGTGGCCACAAGCTTGATGACAAGAGAATTTTTGATGATATTTGTAAGAATGATGATGATGTTATTCATCTCATTGTTAAGAAATCCGCAAAAGTTAAGGCTAAGGTTGCTGGTAATAAGGATTTGGAGCTTTCTGTTGTTGCGGAGGATCACAATCAGAATGGGGTAGTTAAGGTTATAGAAGAACAACCCTGTGGCGGTGTTGATTTTTGGTTAGAGCCGTTTTTTGTTATTCCTAGGATCAATTTTTTTCCTTTCCTTTGGGATATCATAGATTCAACTTTTAATGGtttgaaaaatggaaataaacCTGTTAGATCTTCTGAAGGAACAGGTGGGGCTTACTTTATGCAAGATTCAAGAGGTGTGGAATATGTTTCTGTTTTCAAACCCATTGACGAGGAACCAATGGCTGTTAATAATCCCCGTGGATTGCCCGTTTCCTCGAATGGAGAGGGTTTAAAGAGAGGGACAAAGGTTGGAGAAGGAGCTGTGAGAGAAGTTGCAGCCTATATACTGGATCATCCAAAGTCTGGCCCGCGTTTGGTGACTGGCGAAGCGGTTGGTTTTGCTGGTGTTCCGCCTACTGTTTTGGTTCGGTGTTCACATGAAGCGTTTAACTATAACTACCCTAATGATGGGGATTGTGGTTCTTTGATGATGGGTCGGAAGGTGGGATCTTTACAGAAGTTTATGAGTAATGATGGGAATTGTGAGGATATTGGACCTGGTGCTTTTCCTGTGGAAGAGGTGCATAGGATCAGTGTGCTTGATATAAGAATGGCTAATGCAGATAGGCACGCAGGGAATATATTGTTTAGAAAAGAGTCAAGTGGCAAGACTCTGCTCATTCCCATTGATCATGGCTACTGTCTTCCTGAGAAA TTTGAAGATTGCACATTTGATTGGCTTTACTGGCCTCAAGCGCGTCAGCCATACTCTCCTGATACAGTTGATTATATAAAGACTCTGGATGCTGAAAAAGACATCGAACTTCTGAAATATTATGGTTGGAATGTTCCAGTTGAGTGTGCAAGGACACTCCGCCTCTCCACAATGTTATTGAAGAAAGGGGTTGAGAGAGGTCTCACTCCTTATGCCATTGGAAACGTCATGTGTAGGGAAAATTTGAACAAAAAATCAGTAATTGAGGAGATTGTTTTTGAAGCCCAGGAATCATTGCTCCCTGGCATGAATGAATCTGTTTTTCTCGAAATTGTATCGCAGATCATGGATTCCCGCCTTGGTGAGCTTTCGCTATAG
- the LOC127120822 gene encoding uncharacterized protein LOC127120822 isoform X3 — MTKPERPPSSRTNLASCVVATIFLVFVFIIIFTLYFTLFKPQDPKISVTAVQLPSFSLTNNGTSANLTFSQYASVRNPNRGTFSHYDSSFQLLCYGRQIGFMFVPAGKINARRTEYMAATFTVQSLPLGLEGNSSDGVNRVGPTMEIESTIEMAGRVRVLNLFSHHVEAKAECRVAIAVADGTVIDLKSEFHPTKIEELKMEEYLVKMKNLGDKLKLAGAPMSNFDLTIQTLKDLDLDYNSVVVKLSDQINLSTGPVKHEYSILDKVPVPGTHTVLVWYNVPIFYIRVS, encoded by the exons ATGACCAAACCTGAAAGACCACCGTCAAGCCGCACCAACCTCGCCTCATGTGTCGTCGCCACCATTTTCTTagtcttcgtcttcatcatcatcttcactcTTTACTTCACACTTTTCAAACCACAGGATCCTAAAATCTCCGTCACCGCCGTCCAACTCCCTTCCTTCTCCCTCACAAACAACGGCACATCAGCTAATTTAACTTTCTCCCAATACGCTTCCGTTAGAAACCCTAACAGAGGAACGTTCTCACACTACGATAGCTCCTTTCAGCTTCTCTGCTATGGAAGACAAATCGGTTTCATGTTTGTTCCCGCCGGGAAGATCAATGCGAGGAGAACGGAATACATGGCCGCCACGTTTACCGTTCAGTCGCTTCCGTTGGGGTTGGAGGGAAATAGTTCTGATGGAGTTAATAGAGTTGGGCCGACGATGGAGATTGAGTCGACGATAGAGATGGCGGGAAGGGTGAGAGTGTTGAATCTGTTCAGTCATCATGTGGAGGCGAAAGCTGAATGCAGAGTCGCCATCGCCGTCGCGGATGGAACCGTTATAG ACCTCAAATCTGAATTTCACCCTACTAAAATAGAAGAGCTGAAGATGGAAGAATATCTTGTCAAAATGAAGAATCTTGGTGACAAACTGAAGCTTGCAGGTGCACCTATGTCAAACTTTGATTTGACGATTCAAACACTCAAGGACTTAGACTTGGATTACAATTCAGTAGTTGTCAAACTATCTGATCAGATCAATCTATCTACAGGGCCTGTGAAGCATGAGTACTCTATTTTAGACAAAGTACCGGTACCGGGTACACA
- the LOC127120822 gene encoding uncharacterized protein LOC127120822 isoform X1, whose amino-acid sequence MTKPERPPSSRTNLASCVVATIFLVFVFIIIFTLYFTLFKPQDPKISVTAVQLPSFSLTNNGTSANLTFSQYASVRNPNRGTFSHYDSSFQLLCYGRQIGFMFVPAGKINARRTEYMAATFTVQSLPLGLEGNSSDGVNRVGPTMEIESTIEMAGRVRVLNLFSHHVEAKAECRVAIAVADGTVIDLKSEFHPTKIEELKMEEYLVKMKNLGDKLKLAGAPMSNFDLTIQTLKDLDLDYNSVVVKLSDQINLSTGPVKHEYSILDKVPVPGTHTVLVWYNVPIFYIRTNRYGRLF is encoded by the exons ATGACCAAACCTGAAAGACCACCGTCAAGCCGCACCAACCTCGCCTCATGTGTCGTCGCCACCATTTTCTTagtcttcgtcttcatcatcatcttcactcTTTACTTCACACTTTTCAAACCACAGGATCCTAAAATCTCCGTCACCGCCGTCCAACTCCCTTCCTTCTCCCTCACAAACAACGGCACATCAGCTAATTTAACTTTCTCCCAATACGCTTCCGTTAGAAACCCTAACAGAGGAACGTTCTCACACTACGATAGCTCCTTTCAGCTTCTCTGCTATGGAAGACAAATCGGTTTCATGTTTGTTCCCGCCGGGAAGATCAATGCGAGGAGAACGGAATACATGGCCGCCACGTTTACCGTTCAGTCGCTTCCGTTGGGGTTGGAGGGAAATAGTTCTGATGGAGTTAATAGAGTTGGGCCGACGATGGAGATTGAGTCGACGATAGAGATGGCGGGAAGGGTGAGAGTGTTGAATCTGTTCAGTCATCATGTGGAGGCGAAAGCTGAATGCAGAGTCGCCATCGCCGTCGCGGATGGAACCGTTATAG ACCTCAAATCTGAATTTCACCCTACTAAAATAGAAGAGCTGAAGATGGAAGAATATCTTGTCAAAATGAAGAATCTTGGTGACAAACTGAAGCTTGCAGGTGCACCTATGTCAAACTTTGATTTGACGATTCAAACACTCAAGGACTTAGACTTGGATTACAATTCAGTAGTTGTCAAACTATCTGATCAGATCAATCTATCTACAGGGCCTGTGAAGCATGAGTACTCTATTTTAGACAAAGTACCGGTACCGGGTACACA
- the LOC127120822 gene encoding uncharacterized protein LOC127120822 isoform X2: protein MTKPERPPSSRTNLASCVVATIFLVFVFIIIFTLYFTLFKPQDPKISVTAVQLPSFSLTNNGTSANLTFSQYASVRNPNRGTFSHYDSSFQLLCYGRQIGFMFVPAGKINARRTEYMAATFTVQSLPLGLEGNSSDGVNRVGPTMEIESTIEMAGRVRVLNLFSHHVEAKAECRVAIAVADGTVIDLKSEFHPTKIEELKMEEYLVKMKNLGDKLKLAGAPMSNFDLTIQTLKDLDLDYNSVVVKLSDQINLSTGPVKHEYSILDKVPVPGTHTVLVWYNVPIFYIRYGRLF from the exons ATGACCAAACCTGAAAGACCACCGTCAAGCCGCACCAACCTCGCCTCATGTGTCGTCGCCACCATTTTCTTagtcttcgtcttcatcatcatcttcactcTTTACTTCACACTTTTCAAACCACAGGATCCTAAAATCTCCGTCACCGCCGTCCAACTCCCTTCCTTCTCCCTCACAAACAACGGCACATCAGCTAATTTAACTTTCTCCCAATACGCTTCCGTTAGAAACCCTAACAGAGGAACGTTCTCACACTACGATAGCTCCTTTCAGCTTCTCTGCTATGGAAGACAAATCGGTTTCATGTTTGTTCCCGCCGGGAAGATCAATGCGAGGAGAACGGAATACATGGCCGCCACGTTTACCGTTCAGTCGCTTCCGTTGGGGTTGGAGGGAAATAGTTCTGATGGAGTTAATAGAGTTGGGCCGACGATGGAGATTGAGTCGACGATAGAGATGGCGGGAAGGGTGAGAGTGTTGAATCTGTTCAGTCATCATGTGGAGGCGAAAGCTGAATGCAGAGTCGCCATCGCCGTCGCGGATGGAACCGTTATAG ACCTCAAATCTGAATTTCACCCTACTAAAATAGAAGAGCTGAAGATGGAAGAATATCTTGTCAAAATGAAGAATCTTGGTGACAAACTGAAGCTTGCAGGTGCACCTATGTCAAACTTTGATTTGACGATTCAAACACTCAAGGACTTAGACTTGGATTACAATTCAGTAGTTGTCAAACTATCTGATCAGATCAATCTATCTACAGGGCCTGTGAAGCATGAGTACTCTATTTTAGACAAAGTACCGGTACCGGGTACACA